In a genomic window of Weissella tructae:
- a CDS encoding D-2-hydroxyacid dehydrogenase — MKIFAFGIRADEEADLKAWEAAHPGVEVAFTSELLTPETAKYAEGADAVNVYQQLDYTRETLAALHELGINKMSLRNVGTDNIDFDAAREFDFSISNVPVYSPNAIAEHSMIQLSRLLRRAKQLDNKVAKHDLRWAPAIGREMRMQTVGVIGTGNIGRVAIKILQGFGAKVVAYDKFPNAEIAEQGLYVDSLDELYAQSDAISLYVPGVPENHHMINAESIAKMKDGVVLVNASRGNLMDLDDVIAGLDSGKISDFAMDVYEHEVGLFNADWSDTEFPDAKIADLIARENVLVTPHTAFYTTKAVQEMVTQSMDASLDFINGETPAIAVEY, encoded by the coding sequence ATGAAGATTTTTGCATTTGGAATTCGCGCTGATGAAGAAGCAGATTTGAAGGCATGGGAAGCTGCACACCCTGGTGTTGAAGTTGCTTTCACAAGTGAATTGTTGACACCTGAAACAGCTAAGTATGCTGAGGGAGCAGACGCTGTTAACGTGTACCAACAATTGGATTACACACGCGAAACTTTGGCTGCATTGCACGAATTGGGAATCAACAAGATGTCATTGCGTAACGTTGGAACTGACAACATCGACTTCGATGCTGCTCGTGAATTCGACTTCAGCATTTCAAACGTGCCAGTTTACTCACCAAACGCGATTGCAGAACACTCAATGATTCAATTGTCACGTTTGCTACGTCGCGCTAAGCAATTGGATAACAAGGTTGCTAAGCATGACTTGCGTTGGGCACCAGCTATCGGTCGTGAAATGCGTATGCAAACTGTTGGGGTTATCGGAACTGGTAACATCGGACGTGTTGCAATCAAGATTTTGCAAGGATTTGGAGCAAAGGTTGTTGCTTACGACAAGTTCCCAAATGCTGAAATTGCAGAACAAGGATTGTACGTTGACTCACTAGACGAATTGTACGCACAATCAGATGCTATCTCATTGTATGTACCAGGTGTTCCTGAAAACCACCACATGATCAACGCTGAATCAATCGCTAAGATGAAGGATGGCGTAGTCTTGGTTAACGCATCACGTGGAAACTTGATGGACTTGGACGATGTTATTGCTGGTTTGGACTCAGGAAAGATTTCTGACTTCGCAATGGACGTTTACGAACATGAAGTTGGACTATTCAATGCTGACTGGTCAGACACTGAATTCCCAGATGCTAAGATTGCAGATTTGATTGCACGTGAAAACGTGTTGGTTACACCACACACAGCTTTCTACACAACTAAGGCTGTTCAAGAAATGGTGACACAATCAATGGACGCATCACTTGACTTCATCAATGGTGAAACACCAGCGATTGCAGTTGAATACTAA
- the whiA gene encoding DNA-binding protein WhiA, protein MSFASDVKKELTMLDISNPDNARAELAALLRMNGSLGLQNMQFTLNVQTENAATARRVLKLLQKFYDLPSEISVRRQMKLQKNNLYVVRIMQGVNGLLDDLHILEDGAMVPTPPDEWLADDGMARSYLRGAFLAAGSVNNPETSRYHLEIYSLYEEQAQQLERLMNRYDLNAKVVDRRSGYIVYLKEAEKIADMLMVIGSTSAMLKLEDVRIVRDMRNSVNRLVNAENANMDKTVNASQKQIDDIEYLDAEVGLHRLPEKLREIAFVRLKHREAPLSELGDYVPSGAISKSGVNHRLRKLTKMAEDMRTTGQMPKGIQPNQPR, encoded by the coding sequence ATGTCATTTGCAAGTGATGTGAAAAAAGAATTAACCATGTTGGATATTAGCAATCCGGACAATGCGCGTGCCGAATTGGCGGCGTTGTTACGAATGAATGGATCACTAGGTTTGCAAAACATGCAGTTTACACTGAATGTACAAACTGAAAATGCAGCAACTGCGCGTCGTGTCCTAAAGCTATTACAAAAATTTTATGATTTGCCATCGGAAATTAGTGTCCGCCGTCAAATGAAGTTACAAAAGAATAACCTATACGTGGTACGCATCATGCAAGGGGTCAATGGCTTGCTAGATGATCTACACATCCTTGAAGATGGTGCCATGGTACCAACACCACCTGATGAATGGTTAGCCGATGATGGGATGGCACGTTCATATTTGCGTGGGGCGTTTTTAGCGGCTGGATCAGTTAATAATCCTGAAACAAGTCGATATCATTTAGAGATTTACTCACTATATGAAGAACAAGCGCAACAATTGGAACGATTGATGAATCGTTATGATTTGAATGCGAAAGTCGTTGATCGTCGTTCGGGTTATATTGTGTATCTAAAAGAAGCCGAAAAAATTGCCGATATGTTGATGGTCATTGGGTCAACGAGCGCAATGCTGAAATTAGAAGATGTCCGCATTGTGCGTGATATGCGTAATTCCGTTAATCGTTTAGTTAATGCCGAAAATGCCAATATGGATAAAACCGTGAACGCGAGTCAAAAGCAAATCGATGATATTGAATATCTGGACGCTGAAGTTGGCTTGCATCGTTTACCTGAAAAGCTACGCGAAATTGCGTTTGTCCGTTTGAAGCATCGTGAAGCACCTTTATCAGAATTAGGAGATTATGTTCCGAGTGGTGCGATTTCTAAGTCTGGTGTGAATCACCGTTTGCGTAAGTTAACCAAAATGGCAGAAGATATGCGAACGACTGGGCAAATGCCTAAGGGTATCCAACCAAATCAACCGCGTTAA
- a CDS encoding gluconeogenesis factor YvcK family protein, producing MDSTHTTRPRIVVIGGGSGQPIVLKGLKKLDADLTAIITVADDGGSSGTLRDYLNTIPPGDIRNVMAVLADVPENIIDVFQYRFKKEDEMLAGHALGNLIIAAMAEKEQDIFLGVQQLAEFMNVQGHVYPVANEPLVLHAKFSDGAILSGEAEITAAHGVIDNIWVTPQADSANTEAHAPQEVIDAILGADEIVLGPGSLYTSVLPNVMVPNVREALKATNAKITYVANIMTQKGETDHYTEADHVRVINEHVGQRIVDTCIMNATKVPEDYVDWHRWSEISTQVDFDPDAVRAEGANPVIADLLELRENGAFHNEDKVACLIMEIAKAMND from the coding sequence ATGGACAGTACACACACAACGCGCCCTCGCATTGTTGTTATTGGTGGGGGTTCAGGACAACCGATTGTTCTGAAGGGACTCAAGAAATTAGATGCAGATTTAACTGCGATTATTACGGTGGCCGATGATGGTGGTTCTTCAGGAACCCTACGGGATTATTTGAATACCATTCCGCCTGGTGATATTCGTAACGTAATGGCTGTCTTAGCTGATGTACCGGAAAATATTATTGATGTCTTCCAATATCGCTTTAAAAAAGAAGATGAAATGTTGGCGGGTCATGCGTTGGGTAATTTGATTATTGCGGCCATGGCAGAAAAGGAACAAGACATTTTCTTGGGTGTCCAACAATTAGCCGAATTTATGAATGTCCAAGGACATGTGTATCCAGTAGCAAATGAACCATTAGTCTTACACGCCAAGTTTAGTGATGGCGCAATTCTATCTGGTGAAGCAGAAATTACGGCAGCGCATGGTGTGATTGATAATATTTGGGTCACACCGCAAGCGGATTCTGCCAATACAGAAGCGCATGCACCACAAGAAGTGATTGATGCGATTTTGGGTGCGGATGAAATTGTATTGGGACCAGGGAGTCTGTATACGAGTGTCTTGCCCAATGTGATGGTCCCGAATGTGCGTGAAGCATTGAAGGCAACTAATGCCAAAATCACTTATGTAGCGAATATTATGACGCAAAAAGGTGAAACGGATCATTATACAGAAGCGGATCACGTGCGTGTAATCAATGAACACGTAGGTCAACGTATCGTAGATACATGTATTATGAACGCAACGAAAGTACCTGAAGATTACGTGGACTGGCATCGTTGGAGTGAAATCTCAACACAAGTTGATTTTGATCCAGATGCTGTTCGCGCTGAGGGGGCTAATCCGGTGATTGCAGATTTATTGGAATTACGTGAGAATGGTGCTTTTCATAATGAAGATAAAGTTGCGTGCTTAATCATGGAAATTGCAAAGGCGATGAACGATTAG
- the rapZ gene encoding RNase adapter RapZ, producing the protein MAKKELLIVTGMSGAGKTVTMGALEDMGYFTAQNIPAAMLPKVWNLISNDETVERAAIMIDARAGNFFTELKEEIAEMRATSQNDYDLKILFLDASDHELVARYKETRRLHPLGGSKGVLAGIAKERRLLADIEKLASHTISTDEYSSKELRNVIMERYGTEDDKRTSFTVQVMSFGFKYGLPADADIVMDVRFLNNPYYLEELRPQTGLDAPVSNYVWEIDDAQNYYQQVQQTIEWLLPRYKAEGKSNVSIAFGCTGGQHRSVAFAHRLAEQLKAGDYTVNEYHRDIERRKRK; encoded by the coding sequence ATGGCAAAAAAAGAATTATTGATTGTAACTGGAATGAGTGGAGCTGGAAAGACTGTCACCATGGGTGCTTTGGAAGACATGGGATACTTTACAGCGCAAAACATTCCTGCAGCGATGTTGCCCAAAGTTTGGAACTTAATTTCAAATGATGAAACTGTTGAACGAGCTGCGATTATGATTGATGCTCGTGCAGGGAATTTCTTCACAGAATTGAAAGAAGAGATTGCAGAAATGCGTGCAACAAGCCAGAACGATTATGATTTGAAAATCTTATTTTTGGATGCATCAGATCACGAATTGGTTGCCCGTTATAAAGAAACACGTCGCTTACATCCCCTGGGTGGCAGCAAAGGTGTGTTAGCCGGAATCGCCAAAGAACGTCGTTTGTTGGCTGATATTGAAAAGTTAGCATCACATACGATTAGTACTGATGAATACTCATCTAAAGAATTACGTAATGTGATTATGGAACGTTATGGGACTGAAGACGATAAGCGTACGTCATTCACTGTCCAAGTGATGAGTTTTGGCTTTAAATATGGATTACCTGCAGACGCTGACATCGTGATGGATGTCCGTTTCTTGAACAATCCATACTATCTAGAAGAATTACGTCCACAAACAGGATTAGATGCACCCGTGTCAAATTATGTGTGGGAAATTGACGATGCACAAAATTACTACCAACAAGTACAACAAACCATTGAATGGCTATTGCCACGATACAAGGCCGAAGGGAAGTCCAATGTATCGATTGCGTTTGGATGTACAGGTGGTCAACACCGTTCGGTTGCCTTTGCGCACCGTTTGGCAGAACAATTAAAAGCTGGGGACTATACGGTGAATGAGTATCACCGCGACATTGAACGTCGAAAGAGGAAGTAA
- a CDS encoding ATP-dependent Clp protease proteolytic subunit, protein MLPIPYVIEQSSRGERSYDIFSRLLIDRIVMVTGPIDSQMSTSIIAQLLFLDAQDPDKDIYMYINSPGGEVIAGMAIYDTMQFIKSDVQTIVIGMAASMGSVLASSGAKGKRFILPNSQFMIHQPSGGAQGQQSDIAIAAEEIMKTRKKLNQILADNTGQPYERLEQDTERDYWLDAEESVAYGLADKIMVNAADRETENK, encoded by the coding sequence ATGTTACCAATTCCTTATGTTATTGAACAATCATCACGTGGTGAACGTTCATACGATATTTTTTCACGTCTATTGATTGACCGTATTGTGATGGTCACAGGACCAATTGATTCACAAATGTCTACATCAATCATTGCGCAATTGCTATTCTTGGATGCGCAAGATCCAGACAAGGACATCTACATGTACATCAACTCTCCAGGTGGAGAAGTGATTGCGGGGATGGCCATCTACGACACAATGCAATTTATTAAGTCTGACGTCCAAACAATTGTTATTGGAATGGCTGCCTCAATGGGGTCTGTTTTGGCGTCTTCTGGTGCCAAGGGTAAGCGATTCATCTTACCTAACTCACAATTCATGATTCACCAACCTTCTGGTGGTGCGCAAGGGCAACAATCTGATATCGCGATTGCGGCTGAAGAAATCATGAAGACACGTAAGAAGTTGAACCAAATCTTGGCAGATAACACTGGTCAACCATATGAACGTTTGGAACAAGATACTGAACGTGATTACTGGCTAGATGCAGAAGAATCTGTTGCGTATGGATTAGCCGATAAAATTATGGTTAATGCAGCGGATCGTGAAACTGAAAATAAATAA